One Setaria italica strain Yugu1 chromosome II, Setaria_italica_v2.0, whole genome shotgun sequence DNA segment encodes these proteins:
- the LOC101760208 gene encoding transmembrane protein 184A isoform X2, with the protein MVYAVMSFLSLILPRKAIYFNSIREIYDAWVIYNFFSLCLAWVGGPGTVVVSLSGQSLKPSWFLMTCCLPAIPLDGRFIRRCKQGCLQFVILKPILVVITFILHAKGKYEDGNFSVNQSYLYITIIYTISYSMALFALALFYAACRDLLQPYNPVPKFIIIKSVVFLTYWQGVLVFLAAKSGFIRDAEKAAYLQNFVLCVEMLIAAIGHRFAFSYKEYAGSNARPFGGFKGSLLHAMKFNDFYHDTVHQFAPTYHEYVLYSNEEEDEPTKYSPSTVVPTGEQLVELAEVTVVSSKAPAMSSLPLNKANQAETMPTQSLEVKTATSAEPYELSNFLNVELSDYPAEVPVIPDVREQ; encoded by the exons ATG GTATATGCAGTGATGTCATTTCTTTCCCTTATCTTACCGCGTAAAGCAATCTACTTCAATTCTATTCGAGAAAT CTATGATGCTTGGGTCATCTACAATTTCTTTTCACTTTGCTTGGCATGGGTAGGAGGCCCTGGAACTGTGGTGGTAAGTTTGAGTGGCCAGTCTCTGAAACCCTCATGGTTCCTGATGACTTGCTGTTTAccagctattcctctagatgG GCGTTTCATAAGGAGATGCAAACAAGGCTGTCTGCAGTTTGTAATCCTGAAACCAATCTTGGTTGTTATCACCTTCATACTTCATGCTAAAGGAAAATATGAAGATGGAAACTTCAGTGTGAACCAGTCTTATCTATACATAACTATCATCTATACAATCTCATACTCTATGGCACTGTTTGCTCTTGCACTGTTTTATGCGGCATGCAGAGATCTACTTCAGCCATATAACCCTGTCCCAAAGTTCATCATAATAAAATCAGTTGTGTTTCTCACGTATTGGCAG GGCGTGTTGGTTTTCCTTGCTGCAAAATCTGGATTCATAAGAGATGCTGAGAAAGCAGCTTATCTGCAGAACTTTGTTCTGTGTGTTGAGATGCTGATAGCAGCCATTGGGCATCGATTTGCATTCTCCTATAAGGAATACGCTGGCTCCAATGCTCGTCCTTTTGGTGGTTTCAAGGGAAGCCTTCTTCATGCTATGAAATTCAACGACTTCTATCATGACACTGTACACCAG TTTGCACCTACATATCATGAATATGTGCTCTACAGtaatgaggaggaagatgaacctACAAAATACAGCCCCAGCACTGTTGTGCCAACTGGAGAGCAATTAGTAGAGCTGGCGGAAGTCACTGTCGTGAGCTCAAAAGCTCCAGCAATGTCAAGCTTACCGCTGAACAAGGCAAATCAGGCAGAAACAATGCCCACTCAAAGTTTGGAAGTCAAAACTGCTACTTCAGCAGAACCGTACGAGCTGTCGAACTTCCTCAACGTAGAGTTATCTGATTACCCTGCCGAGGTCCCCGTGATTCCTGATGTGAGAGAGCAATGA
- the LOC101753195 gene encoding pectinesterase inhibitor 8, producing MASLQALFCAATLLLLVIPHACTAAAAAASTTVQEQCDSYAAGDRSSYDYCVYKLGRDSGSATADARGLAAIAARAARATAKATGERIAGLRANETVPARRGCLAACAAEYAAAVRRLGRAARAAARREGGDLRRAQALLEEVTGTTARCDGAFAAAGLESPLDGAARGLDDEVELAIALLPSPPSPSPPLPTRA from the coding sequence ATGGCCTCCCTCCAAGCTCTCTTCTGCGCCGCCACGCTCCTCCTGCTCGTCATCCCGCACGCgtgcacggccgccgccgccgccgcctccaccacggTGCAGGAGCAGTGCGACAGctacgccgccggcgaccggaGCAGCTACGACTACTGCGTCTACAAGCTGGGGCGCGACAgcggcagcgccaccgccgacgcGCGGGGCCTCGCCGCCATCGCGGCGCGGGCCGCCAGGGCGACGGCCAAGGCTACGGGGGAGAGGATCGCCGGGCTGCGGGCCAACGAGACGgtcccggcgcggcggggctgcctggcggcgtgcgccgccgagtacgccgccgccgtgcgccggcTCGGGCGCGCCGCGAgggccgccgcgcggcgcgagGGCGGGGACCTGCGGCGGGCGCAGGCGCTGCTCGAGGAGGTGACGGGCACCACCGCGCGCTGCGACGGCGCGTTTGCGGCCGCCGGGCTGGAGTCGCCGCTGGACGGCGCGGCCCGCGGGCTCGACGACGAGGTCGAGCTGGCCATCGCCCTCTTGccctcgccgccatcgccgtcgccaccgctgCCGACTAGAGCGTGA
- the LOC101760208 gene encoding transmembrane protein 184A isoform X1 — protein sequence MEGWATAAAYTAAALASAAAATVMALRLVHRHLLHYAEPTHQRFIVRIILMVPVYAVMSFLSLILPRKAIYFNSIREIYDAWVIYNFFSLCLAWVGGPGTVVVSLSGQSLKPSWFLMTCCLPAIPLDGRFIRRCKQGCLQFVILKPILVVITFILHAKGKYEDGNFSVNQSYLYITIIYTISYSMALFALALFYAACRDLLQPYNPVPKFIIIKSVVFLTYWQGVLVFLAAKSGFIRDAEKAAYLQNFVLCVEMLIAAIGHRFAFSYKEYAGSNARPFGGFKGSLLHAMKFNDFYHDTVHQFAPTYHEYVLYSNEEEDEPTKYSPSTVVPTGEQLVELAEVTVVSSKAPAMSSLPLNKANQAETMPTQSLEVKTATSAEPYELSNFLNVELSDYPAEVPVIPDVREQ from the exons ATGGAGGGGtgggccaccgcggcggcgtacacggccgccgcgctggcctccgccgcggcggcgacggtgatgGCGCTGCGCCTCGtgcaccgccacctcctccactaCGCCGAGCCCACGCACCAGCGCTTCATCGTCCGCATCATCCTCATGGTCCCG GTATATGCAGTGATGTCATTTCTTTCCCTTATCTTACCGCGTAAAGCAATCTACTTCAATTCTATTCGAGAAAT CTATGATGCTTGGGTCATCTACAATTTCTTTTCACTTTGCTTGGCATGGGTAGGAGGCCCTGGAACTGTGGTGGTAAGTTTGAGTGGCCAGTCTCTGAAACCCTCATGGTTCCTGATGACTTGCTGTTTAccagctattcctctagatgG GCGTTTCATAAGGAGATGCAAACAAGGCTGTCTGCAGTTTGTAATCCTGAAACCAATCTTGGTTGTTATCACCTTCATACTTCATGCTAAAGGAAAATATGAAGATGGAAACTTCAGTGTGAACCAGTCTTATCTATACATAACTATCATCTATACAATCTCATACTCTATGGCACTGTTTGCTCTTGCACTGTTTTATGCGGCATGCAGAGATCTACTTCAGCCATATAACCCTGTCCCAAAGTTCATCATAATAAAATCAGTTGTGTTTCTCACGTATTGGCAG GGCGTGTTGGTTTTCCTTGCTGCAAAATCTGGATTCATAAGAGATGCTGAGAAAGCAGCTTATCTGCAGAACTTTGTTCTGTGTGTTGAGATGCTGATAGCAGCCATTGGGCATCGATTTGCATTCTCCTATAAGGAATACGCTGGCTCCAATGCTCGTCCTTTTGGTGGTTTCAAGGGAAGCCTTCTTCATGCTATGAAATTCAACGACTTCTATCATGACACTGTACACCAG TTTGCACCTACATATCATGAATATGTGCTCTACAGtaatgaggaggaagatgaacctACAAAATACAGCCCCAGCACTGTTGTGCCAACTGGAGAGCAATTAGTAGAGCTGGCGGAAGTCACTGTCGTGAGCTCAAAAGCTCCAGCAATGTCAAGCTTACCGCTGAACAAGGCAAATCAGGCAGAAACAATGCCCACTCAAAGTTTGGAAGTCAAAACTGCTACTTCAGCAGAACCGTACGAGCTGTCGAACTTCCTCAACGTAGAGTTATCTGATTACCCTGCCGAGGTCCCCGTGATTCCTGATGTGAGAGAGCAATGA
- the LOC101761284 gene encoding triphosphate tunel metalloenzyme 3 yields MEVEIKLRLPDAAAHRRLSSFLAPRLHCIHPQRNLFFDAAMCPLATANAELRVRLYGPNDAPTLAILVLKRRPCIDAGVSRVEEIVETIDTTLALACADDPARLGGVDSSIIQLVAREYGVGRDAAPFVCLGGFRNTRAVYKLEEDGEGLGLVLELDETRFDFGTRYELECETEEPDRAKEVLERLLTVAAVPYEYSQSNKFACFMAGKLLQ; encoded by the coding sequence ATGGAGGTTGAGATCAAGCTCCGTCTCCCCGATGCTGCTGCTCACCGCCGCCTATCCTCTTTCCTCGCACCACGCCTCCATTGCATCCACCCCCAGCGGAACCTCTTCTTCGACGCCGCTATGTGCCCGCTCGCCACGGCCAATGCCGAGCTCCGCGTCCGCCTCTACGGACCCAACGATGCCCCCACACTCGCGATTCTTGTGCTCAAGCGCCGCCCGTGCATCGACGCTGGCGTTAGCCGCGTTGAAGAGATCGTGGAGACCATCGACACCACCCTCGCCCTTGCGTGCGCCGATGACCCCGCGCGCCTCGGTGGTGTTGACTCCTCGATCATCCAGCTTGTCGCCAGAGAGTACGGCGTCGGCAGGGATGCCGCGCCGTTCGTCTGCCTAGGCGGCTTCCGAAACACGCGTGCCGTCTACAAGCtcgaggaggacggcgagggtCTGGGGCTCGTGCTGGAGCTCGACGAGACGCGATTTGATTTTGGGACACGCTACGAGCTCGAGTGCGAGACTGAGGAACCTGACCGGGCCAAGGAGGTGCTGGAGCGGCTGCTCACAGTGGCTGCCGTGCCATATGAGTACTCCCAGAGCAATAAGTTTGCCTGCTTCATGGCTGGGAAGCTGCTTCAATGA
- the LOC101760880 gene encoding pentatricopeptide repeat-containing protein At1g31790: MARCSHAKPFCATATPRLSRRRRHLSANATSPASSTSKPRFPALNKPAKPPPPPLLSRPKLPVPNLTTTDTADDKDCTKKPPPESAAAPPSSSGAGDVLRLMDALGLPPDEDVYISLLRDCASSAEVAAVHAHLARRCACAPAGGGLPLPLSNRVLLSYAACGDIGAARRVFDEMPARNSMAWATMVSAYSDARFHHDAMRLFALMCHEARDLTGDGFAHATVAVLRSCTRAGELRLGEQVQALVVKEGRVCGDIGSALVQLYCESGSLHRRARQVLAMMMERHCHETVPEAAWTSLITACHRDGLLDEATDVFRDMASAGVPRSSFSLSSILAVFAESENQQHQGCCGEQVHADTIKRGVDTNQFVGSGLVHMYAKQGRLADAARAFEAIGGRPDAVCWNAMAMAYARGGRYKQAARVMYQMKAAGMNPSEEMTDAVRLACFR; encoded by the coding sequence ATGGCGCGCTGCTCCCACGCGAAGCCGTTCTGCGCCACCGCGACTCCCCGCctctcacgccgccgccggcatctcTCCGCGAACGCCACTTCCCCGGCCAGTTCCACCAGCAAGCCACGGTTCCCGGCCCTAAACAAACCGGccaaaccgccgccgccgcctctcctctcGCGCCCGAAGCTCCCCGTCCCCAACCTCACCACCACCGACACCGCCGACGACAAGGACTGCACCAAGAAGCCACCGCCGGAATCCGCTGCCGCGCCTCCGTCCTCGTCGGGCGCCGGCGACGTTCTCCGCCTGATGGACGCGCTCGGCCTCCCGCCCGACGAGGACGTCTACATCTCCCTCCTCAGGGACTGCGCCAGCTCCGCGGAGGTCGCCGCGGTGCACGCGCACCTCGCGCGCCGCTGCGCCTGCGCCCCCGCCGGCGGTGGCCTCCCGCTGCCGCTCTCCAACCGGGTGCTGCTCTCCTACGCAGCGTGCGGGGACATCGGGGCCGCCCGCcgggtgttcgacgaaatgccggCCAGGAACAGCATGGCGTGGGCGACCATGGTCTCGGCTTACTCGGACGCGCGCTTCCACCACGACGCGATGCGCCTGTTCGCGCTCATGTGCCACGAAGCCCGGGACCTCACCGGTGACGGCTTCGCCCACGCCACTGTGGCCGTGCTGCGGTCGTGCACCCGCGCGGGCGAGCTGCGTCTCGGCGAGCAGGTGCAGGCGCTTGTCGTCAAGGAAGGCAGGGTCTGTGGCGACATCGGCAGCGCACTGGTGCAGCTCTACTGTGAGAGCGGCAGCCTTCACAGAAGAGCACGGCAAGTGCTCGCGATGATGATGGAGCGCCACTGCCATGAAACCGTTCCCGAAGCAGCCTGGACGAGCCTGATCACGGCCTGCCACCGGGACGGCCTGCTGGACGAGGCCACCGACGTCTTCAGGGACATGGCGTCCGCCGGCGTTCCCAGGAGCAGCTTCTCGCTGTCGAGCATCCTCGCCGTGTTTGCCGAGTCAGAGAACCAGCAGCACCAAGGGTGCTGCGGGGAGCAGGTGCACGCCGACACCATCAAGCGCGGGGTGGACACGAACCAGTTCGTCGGCTCTGGGTTGGTGCACATGTACGCGAAGCAAGGGCGGCTGGCGGACGCCGCCAGGGCGTTCGAGGCGATCGGTGGCAGGCCCGACGCGGTGTGCTGGaacgccatggccatggcgtaTGCTCGCGGCGGACGGTACAAGCAGGCCGCGCGAGTCATGTACCAGATGAAAGCTGCCGGGATGAACCCTTCTGAGGAGATGACGGATGCGGTTAGGTTGGCCTGTTTCAGATGA